One Rhododendron vialii isolate Sample 1 chromosome 2a, ASM3025357v1 genomic region harbors:
- the LOC131317907 gene encoding uncharacterized protein LOC131317907 isoform X1: MPRSSSRHKSHKQSKHGSKEGRDHSEPEKEDVKKMKDRNEGSVRDSGSKRKLGSSSRDNGGTEEEYVASKRRKEKADDRWTASGDEEGGVATTVVIKEVKGEVLRIEGENKSKPSVDLKRVDGENKSKPLVDSKRVEGEKSKPLGDSKSKSSRRQESGSEKKDESVGLLAEKEETKSSTSRVDLKRKSEKDLGPKEVQQNKDSKDKERGLERERKSIQDIKREKEAATVDVEAARKQGEERQGKRGRENKEYPLQDELRNPELEKELERRMRKRGDGSTDKDKYHDGGKESEDGRLSTRGEQRAKDGRYKDEKNKDGSSGDKHREDSERGTRHRDDKYREDAERDGRRRDVKYREDGDKDYRHKDNKYREDGERENRHKDEKYREDSERDNRRKDDKYREDGDRDRRQRDDKFREDGDRDKRQKEDKYREDGDRDIRHRDDKHREDGDRDNRHKGDKYHEVSDRDYRHRGDKYYENGERNDRRRDDRHVEDGHMDSKAREEKNWQDVGRDSKYREGMQREDDEKDKRLRDVDYRDEQSSRDRTSGKSDIKHLRDESNAAAELHHRKLNNRDASPIFDDQSSRYKDDKGRRRTGDREDHVEIRPRTNTKEEDYEGEKILSSVRVELVGDRGRSNSRNTALEVSANHSRRMNSPSSSSHAGKDHYRLAKHEESRSRDYIREERIRHNVTSSKDYAERAPLSRSIEKTLQKDDIRLVEFSAERHPKEDAHSSPLHLVDKSPSSTSTDRRQLNRSGVRRNLDIEDSGQRSGGSRDAKSPSQADGDNKSVSSPFSRTGNFSNNPRSLLPPPPPFRMGPDSPLVLGSFEDDNRSKPNNCHRRIGDHTTGRAQGSPWRGVPNWSSPVANGYNLFQHGPPQVFHPVMQQFPAPSMFSLRPPSMELNQSGVPYHVPDGDRFSGHGRPLGWRHTVEDPTHGWDASNAVFGDESHIYGIPSWDQNSRNLTGGQVWETNSGGVRKGHNSGSSTELPSAPDIVDYSTRGRADDVWSGQSSLKAQNDEKHPSAQVESIHFEQSNDANEKNAFETPKTIPEEMPSLPRKEDACLSHLYLSMLDISPDLTQPELYNQYTNLVGMDQNTVSDEDHFKFLLMEVKLEAMDATANLSNKSSRSSLFPTLNHPVLQVYLQKAMSLYKKTREVVRAINGDNIPIFNVENLVSVVALDQEGACSNDKPGDVVECDHQEAVVSALNKVKSKVSPEITTDKIDEPVLGDGQEKLEAAIAVLKKVEVELNLVSQQQGTLHSIVENKSSPPENVERSDTHSLDKVEEVNEARESKGNCSIANDVNCGLSFFSEVSKEAVMPESVESESVNLSRIHQSPESTH, translated from the exons ATGCCCCGGAGTAGTTCGCGTCACAAATCGCACAAACAGAGCAAACACGGTTCCAAAGAGGGTAGAGATCACTCGGAACCAGAGAAAGAGGAtgtgaagaagatgaaggaTAGGAACGAAGGTTCTGTTAGGGATTCGGGTTCGAAGCGAAAACTCGGTTCATCCAGTCGTGATAATGGTGGTACGGAGGAAGAGTATGTGGCTTCGAAGAGGCGTAAAGAGAAGGCCGATGATAGGTGGACTGCCAGTGGGGATGAAGAAGGCGGAGTTGCAACAACAGTGGTGATTAAGGAGGTGAAAGGGGAAGTTTTGAGGATTGAAGGAGAAAATAAGTCAAAACCTTCGGTTGATTTGAAGAGGGTTGATGGAGAGAATAAGTCGAAACCTTTGGTTGATTCGAAGAGGGTTGAAGGAGAGAAGTCAAAACCTTTGGGGGATTCGAAGAGTAAAAGTAGTAGAAGGCAGGAAAGTGGTAGTGAGAAGAAAGATGAGAGTGTGGGTTTATTAGCGGAGAAAGAGGAGACTAAGAGTAGCACAAGCAGAGTTGATTTGAAGAGGAAGTCTGAAAAAGATTTGGGGCCAAAAGAGGTGCAGCAGAATAAGGATTCGAAGGATAAGGAACGGGggctagagagggagaggaaaagTATTCAGGACATTAAACGGGAAAAAGAGGCGGCTACTGTTGATGTTGAAGCGGCAAGGAAACAAGGGGAAGAGCGACAAGGAAAACGCGGTAGAGAAAATAAGG AGTATCCTCTACAGGATGAGTTACGGAATCCCGAGCTAGAAAAGGAACTCGAGCGACGTATGAGGAAGAGAGGTGATGGCTCTACTGATAAAGATAAATATCATGATGGTGGAAAAGAAAGTGAAGATGGACGACTTTCTACAAGGGGAGAGCAGCGTGCCAAGGATGGAAGGTACAAGGATGAAAAGAATAAGGATGGAAGTTCTGGAGATAAGCACCGTGAAGATAGTGAGAGAGGTACTAGACACAGAGATGACAAGTATAGGGAAGATGCTGAGAGAGATGGAAGACGCAGGGATGTTAAGTATCGTGAAGATGGTGACAAAGACTATAGACACAAGGACAATAAATACCGTGAagatggtgagagagagaacaggCACAAGGATGAAAAGTACCGTGAAGATAGTGAGAGAGATAATAGGCGCAAGGATGATAAGTACCGTGAAGATGGTGATAGAGATAGAAGACAGAGGGATGATAAGTTCCGTGAAGATGGTGACAGAGATAAAAGACAGAAGGAGGATAAGTACCGTGAAGATGGTGACAGAGATATTAGACACAGGGACGATAAGCATCGTGAAGATGGTGATAGAGATAACAGACACAAGGGTGATAAGTATCATGAAGTCAGTGACagagattataggcatagggGTGATAAGTACTATGAGAATGGGGAAAGAAATGATAGACGCAGGGATGACCGGCATGTGGAAGATGGTCACATGGATAGCAAAGCTAGGGAAGAGAAGAATTGGCAAGATGTTGGTAGAGACAGTAAATACAGGGAGGGAATGCAAAGAGAGGATGATGAGAAAGATAAGAGGCTTCGGGATGTTGACTACCGGGATGAACAGTCCTCTAGAGATCGCACAAGTGGTAAGTCTGATATCAAGCATTTGAGGGATGAAAGTAATGCTGCAGCAGAACTACATCACAGGAAATTGAATAATCGCGATGCTAGCCCAATTTTTGATGATCAGAGTTCCAGATACAAGGATGATAAAGGCAGGAGGAGAACCGGTGATAGAGAGGACCATGTTGAGATTAGACCCCGGACTAATACCAAAGAGGAAGATTATGAAGGAGAAAAGATCTTGAGCAGTGTGAGAGTAGAGTTGGTTGGTGATAGAGGAAGATCTAACTCACGTAACACTGCTTTGGAGGTTAGTGCGAACCACAGTAGACGGATGAATTCTCCTAGCTCTAGCTCTCATGCCGGAAAAGATCATTACAG GCTTGCAAAGCATGAAGAATCAAGGAGTAGGGACTATATTCGTGAAGAGAGAATTAGGCATAATGTAACTTCAAGCAAGGATTATGCTGAAAGGGCTCCACTGTCTCGGTCTATTGAGAAAACCCTTCAAAAGGATGACATCCGTTTGGTTGAGTTTTCTGCTGAAAGGCATCCAAAGGAAGATGCTCACTCTTCGCCCTTACATTTGGTGGATAAATCGCCATCGTCCACGAGTACTGACCGCAGACAGTTGAATAGATCTGGTGTTAGGCGAAATCTTGATATTGAGGACTCAGGGCAGAGAAGTGGTGGTTCAAGAGATGCAAAGAGCCCATCTCAAGCAGATGGGGACAACAAGTCTGTATCTTCACCTTTTAGTAGAACTGGTAACTTTTCTAATAATCCGAGGTCCCTTCTACCTCCTCCTCCCCCCTTCAGAATGGGGCCCGACAGCCCTCTAGTTTTGGGCTCTTTTGAAGACGACAATAGAAGTAAGCCAAACAACTGTCATAGGAGGATTGGTGATCACACCACGGGAAGAGCACAAGGAAGTCCTTGGAGAGGTGTCCCCAACTGGTCTTCCCCTGTGGCAAATGGCTACAATCTGTTCCAGCACGGCCCACCTCAAGTTTTCCATCCAGTTATGCAGCAGTTTCCTGCTCCTTCAATGTTCAGTCTTAGACCTCCTTCAATGGAATTGAACCAATCTGGGGTTCCTTACCATGTACCTGACGGGGATAGATTCTCTGGGCACGGGCGTCCGCTTGGTTGGCGGCATACGGTGGAGGATCCCACCCATGGATGGGATGCAAGTAATGCTGTTTTTGGGGATGAATCTCATATATATGGGATACCAAGTTGGGACCAGAATAGTAGAAACCTTACGGGTGGTCAGGTGTGGGAGACAAATAGTGGAGGCGTGAGGAAAGGGCATAACAGTGGTTCAAGCACAGAGTTGCCATCTGCACCAGATATAGTTGATTATTCAACTCGTGGACGAGCAGATGACGTTTGGTCTGGCCAGTCATCTCTTAAAGCTCAGAACGATGAAAAACATCCCAGTGCTCAGGTGGAGAGCATTCACTTTGAACAGTCGAATGACGCTAATGAAAAGAATGCATTTGAAACTCCCAAAACTATTCCTGAGGAAATGCCCAGCCTTCCAAGAAAAGAGGATGCTTGCCTTTCACATCTTTATCTTTCCATGCTTGACATTTCACCTGATCTTACTCAACCTGAATTATATAACCAGTACACAAATTTGGTGGGTATGGATCAGAACACTGTTTCTGATGAGGATCATTTCAAGTTTTTGCTTATGGAGGTAAAATTG GAGGCTATGGACGCCACAGCAAACCTCTCAAATAAAAGTTCAAGATCTTCACTTTTTCCTACCTTGAATCATCCTGTTTTGCAG GTTTACTTGCAGAAAGCCATGTCCCTGTACAAGAAGACGAGAGAAGTCGTCAGGGCTATAAATGGAGATAATATACCAATTTTCAACGTGGAGAATCTTGTGTCGGTTGTTGCATTGGATCAAGAAGGAGCATGTTCAAATGATAAACCCGGAGATGTGGTAGAGTGTGATCATCAAGAAGCAGTTGTTTCAGCTTTAAACAAAGTGAAGTCCAAAGTGTCTCCTGAAATCACCACTGATAAGATAGACGAACCAGTTCTGGGTGATGGTCAGGAGAAATTGGAGGCCGCAATTGCAGTTCTAAAGAAGGTGGAAGTGGAGTTGAATCTGGTTTCACAGCAACAGGGGACACTGCACTCCATTGTGGAAAACAAATCTTCTCCTCCAGAAAATGTGGAAAGATCTGATACCCATTCACTTGATAAAGTTGAAGAGGTGAATGAGGCTAGAGAATCCAAAGGCAACTGTTCTATCGCAAATGATGTTAATTGTGGTCTCTCGTTTTTTTCTGAGGTTTCTAAGGAGGCAGTGATGCCAGAGTCGGTCGAGTCTGAGTCAGTAAATTTAAGTCGGATACATCAATCTCCTGAAAGTACACATTGA
- the LOC131317907 gene encoding uncharacterized protein LOC131317907 isoform X4 translates to MPRSSSRHKSHKQSKHGSKEGRDHSEPEKEDVKKMKDRNEGSVRDSGSKRKLGSSSRDNGGTEEEYVASKRRKEKADDRWTASGDEEGGVATTVVIKEVKGEVLRIEGENKSKPSVDLKRVDGENKSKPLVDSKRVEGEKSKPLGDSKSKSSRRQESGSEKKDESVGLLAEKEETKSSTSRVDLKRKSEKDLGPKEVQQNKDSKDKERGLERERKSIQDIKREKEAATVDVEAARKQGEERQGKRGRENKEYPLQDELRNPELEKELERRMRKRGDGSTDKDKYHDGGKESEDGRLSTRGEQRAKDGRYKDEKNKDGSSGDKHREDSERGTRHRDDKYREDAERDGRRRDVKYREDGDKDYRHKDNKYREDGERENRHKDEKYREDSERDNRRKDDKYREDGDRDRRQRDDKFREDGDRDKRQKEDKYREDGDRDIRHRDDKHREDGDRDNRHKGDKYHEVSDRDYRHRGDKYYENGERNDRRRDDRHVEDGHMDSKAREEKNWQDVGRDSKYREGMQREDDEKDKRLRDVDYRDEQSSRDRTSGKSDIKHLRDESNAAAELHHRKLNNRDASPIFDDQSSRYKDDKGRRRTGDREDHVEIRPRTNTKEEDYEGEKILSSVRVELVGDRGRSNSRNTALEVSANHSRRMNSPSSSSHAGKDHYRLAKHEESRSRDYIREERIRHNVTSSKDYAERAPLSRSIEKTLQKDDIRLVEFSAERHPKEDAHSSPLHLVDKSPSSTSTDRRQLNRSGVRRNLDIEDSGQRSGGSRDAKSPSQADGDNKSVSSPFSRTGNFSNNPRSLLPPPPPFRMGPDSPLVLGSFEDDNRSKPNNCHRRIGDHTTGRAQGSPWRGVPNWSSPVANGYNLFQHGPPQVFHPVMQQFPAPSMFSLRPPSMELNQSGVPYHVPDGDRFSGHGRPLGWRHTVEDPTHGWDASNAVFGDESHIYGIPSWDQNSRNLTGGQVWETNSGGVRKGHNSGSSTELPSAPDIVDYSTRGRADDVWSGQSSLKAQNDEKHPSAQVESIHFEQSNDANEKNAFETPKTIPEEMPSLPRKEDACLSHLYLSMLDISPDLTQPELYNQYTNLVGMDQNTVSDEDHFKFLLMEEAMDATANLSNKSSRSSLFPTLNHPVLQKAMSLYKKTREVVRAINGDNIPIFNVENLVSVVALDQEGACSNDKPGDVVECDHQEAVVSALNKVKSKVSPEITTDKIDEPVLGDGQEKLEAAIAVLKKVEVELNLVSQQQGTLHSIVENKSSPPENVERSDTHSLDKVEEVNEARESKGNCSIANDVNCGLSFFSEVSKEAVMPESVESESVNLSRIHQSPESTH, encoded by the exons ATGCCCCGGAGTAGTTCGCGTCACAAATCGCACAAACAGAGCAAACACGGTTCCAAAGAGGGTAGAGATCACTCGGAACCAGAGAAAGAGGAtgtgaagaagatgaaggaTAGGAACGAAGGTTCTGTTAGGGATTCGGGTTCGAAGCGAAAACTCGGTTCATCCAGTCGTGATAATGGTGGTACGGAGGAAGAGTATGTGGCTTCGAAGAGGCGTAAAGAGAAGGCCGATGATAGGTGGACTGCCAGTGGGGATGAAGAAGGCGGAGTTGCAACAACAGTGGTGATTAAGGAGGTGAAAGGGGAAGTTTTGAGGATTGAAGGAGAAAATAAGTCAAAACCTTCGGTTGATTTGAAGAGGGTTGATGGAGAGAATAAGTCGAAACCTTTGGTTGATTCGAAGAGGGTTGAAGGAGAGAAGTCAAAACCTTTGGGGGATTCGAAGAGTAAAAGTAGTAGAAGGCAGGAAAGTGGTAGTGAGAAGAAAGATGAGAGTGTGGGTTTATTAGCGGAGAAAGAGGAGACTAAGAGTAGCACAAGCAGAGTTGATTTGAAGAGGAAGTCTGAAAAAGATTTGGGGCCAAAAGAGGTGCAGCAGAATAAGGATTCGAAGGATAAGGAACGGGggctagagagggagaggaaaagTATTCAGGACATTAAACGGGAAAAAGAGGCGGCTACTGTTGATGTTGAAGCGGCAAGGAAACAAGGGGAAGAGCGACAAGGAAAACGCGGTAGAGAAAATAAGG AGTATCCTCTACAGGATGAGTTACGGAATCCCGAGCTAGAAAAGGAACTCGAGCGACGTATGAGGAAGAGAGGTGATGGCTCTACTGATAAAGATAAATATCATGATGGTGGAAAAGAAAGTGAAGATGGACGACTTTCTACAAGGGGAGAGCAGCGTGCCAAGGATGGAAGGTACAAGGATGAAAAGAATAAGGATGGAAGTTCTGGAGATAAGCACCGTGAAGATAGTGAGAGAGGTACTAGACACAGAGATGACAAGTATAGGGAAGATGCTGAGAGAGATGGAAGACGCAGGGATGTTAAGTATCGTGAAGATGGTGACAAAGACTATAGACACAAGGACAATAAATACCGTGAagatggtgagagagagaacaggCACAAGGATGAAAAGTACCGTGAAGATAGTGAGAGAGATAATAGGCGCAAGGATGATAAGTACCGTGAAGATGGTGATAGAGATAGAAGACAGAGGGATGATAAGTTCCGTGAAGATGGTGACAGAGATAAAAGACAGAAGGAGGATAAGTACCGTGAAGATGGTGACAGAGATATTAGACACAGGGACGATAAGCATCGTGAAGATGGTGATAGAGATAACAGACACAAGGGTGATAAGTATCATGAAGTCAGTGACagagattataggcatagggGTGATAAGTACTATGAGAATGGGGAAAGAAATGATAGACGCAGGGATGACCGGCATGTGGAAGATGGTCACATGGATAGCAAAGCTAGGGAAGAGAAGAATTGGCAAGATGTTGGTAGAGACAGTAAATACAGGGAGGGAATGCAAAGAGAGGATGATGAGAAAGATAAGAGGCTTCGGGATGTTGACTACCGGGATGAACAGTCCTCTAGAGATCGCACAAGTGGTAAGTCTGATATCAAGCATTTGAGGGATGAAAGTAATGCTGCAGCAGAACTACATCACAGGAAATTGAATAATCGCGATGCTAGCCCAATTTTTGATGATCAGAGTTCCAGATACAAGGATGATAAAGGCAGGAGGAGAACCGGTGATAGAGAGGACCATGTTGAGATTAGACCCCGGACTAATACCAAAGAGGAAGATTATGAAGGAGAAAAGATCTTGAGCAGTGTGAGAGTAGAGTTGGTTGGTGATAGAGGAAGATCTAACTCACGTAACACTGCTTTGGAGGTTAGTGCGAACCACAGTAGACGGATGAATTCTCCTAGCTCTAGCTCTCATGCCGGAAAAGATCATTACAG GCTTGCAAAGCATGAAGAATCAAGGAGTAGGGACTATATTCGTGAAGAGAGAATTAGGCATAATGTAACTTCAAGCAAGGATTATGCTGAAAGGGCTCCACTGTCTCGGTCTATTGAGAAAACCCTTCAAAAGGATGACATCCGTTTGGTTGAGTTTTCTGCTGAAAGGCATCCAAAGGAAGATGCTCACTCTTCGCCCTTACATTTGGTGGATAAATCGCCATCGTCCACGAGTACTGACCGCAGACAGTTGAATAGATCTGGTGTTAGGCGAAATCTTGATATTGAGGACTCAGGGCAGAGAAGTGGTGGTTCAAGAGATGCAAAGAGCCCATCTCAAGCAGATGGGGACAACAAGTCTGTATCTTCACCTTTTAGTAGAACTGGTAACTTTTCTAATAATCCGAGGTCCCTTCTACCTCCTCCTCCCCCCTTCAGAATGGGGCCCGACAGCCCTCTAGTTTTGGGCTCTTTTGAAGACGACAATAGAAGTAAGCCAAACAACTGTCATAGGAGGATTGGTGATCACACCACGGGAAGAGCACAAGGAAGTCCTTGGAGAGGTGTCCCCAACTGGTCTTCCCCTGTGGCAAATGGCTACAATCTGTTCCAGCACGGCCCACCTCAAGTTTTCCATCCAGTTATGCAGCAGTTTCCTGCTCCTTCAATGTTCAGTCTTAGACCTCCTTCAATGGAATTGAACCAATCTGGGGTTCCTTACCATGTACCTGACGGGGATAGATTCTCTGGGCACGGGCGTCCGCTTGGTTGGCGGCATACGGTGGAGGATCCCACCCATGGATGGGATGCAAGTAATGCTGTTTTTGGGGATGAATCTCATATATATGGGATACCAAGTTGGGACCAGAATAGTAGAAACCTTACGGGTGGTCAGGTGTGGGAGACAAATAGTGGAGGCGTGAGGAAAGGGCATAACAGTGGTTCAAGCACAGAGTTGCCATCTGCACCAGATATAGTTGATTATTCAACTCGTGGACGAGCAGATGACGTTTGGTCTGGCCAGTCATCTCTTAAAGCTCAGAACGATGAAAAACATCCCAGTGCTCAGGTGGAGAGCATTCACTTTGAACAGTCGAATGACGCTAATGAAAAGAATGCATTTGAAACTCCCAAAACTATTCCTGAGGAAATGCCCAGCCTTCCAAGAAAAGAGGATGCTTGCCTTTCACATCTTTATCTTTCCATGCTTGACATTTCACCTGATCTTACTCAACCTGAATTATATAACCAGTACACAAATTTGGTGGGTATGGATCAGAACACTGTTTCTGATGAGGATCATTTCAAGTTTTTGCTTATGGAG GAGGCTATGGACGCCACAGCAAACCTCTCAAATAAAAGTTCAAGATCTTCACTTTTTCCTACCTTGAATCATCCTGTTTTGCAG AAAGCCATGTCCCTGTACAAGAAGACGAGAGAAGTCGTCAGGGCTATAAATGGAGATAATATACCAATTTTCAACGTGGAGAATCTTGTGTCGGTTGTTGCATTGGATCAAGAAGGAGCATGTTCAAATGATAAACCCGGAGATGTGGTAGAGTGTGATCATCAAGAAGCAGTTGTTTCAGCTTTAAACAAAGTGAAGTCCAAAGTGTCTCCTGAAATCACCACTGATAAGATAGACGAACCAGTTCTGGGTGATGGTCAGGAGAAATTGGAGGCCGCAATTGCAGTTCTAAAGAAGGTGGAAGTGGAGTTGAATCTGGTTTCACAGCAACAGGGGACACTGCACTCCATTGTGGAAAACAAATCTTCTCCTCCAGAAAATGTGGAAAGATCTGATACCCATTCACTTGATAAAGTTGAAGAGGTGAATGAGGCTAGAGAATCCAAAGGCAACTGTTCTATCGCAAATGATGTTAATTGTGGTCTCTCGTTTTTTTCTGAGGTTTCTAAGGAGGCAGTGATGCCAGAGTCGGTCGAGTCTGAGTCAGTAAATTTAAGTCGGATACATCAATCTCCTGAAAGTACACATTGA